The Equus caballus isolate H_3958 breed thoroughbred chromosome 12, TB-T2T, whole genome shotgun sequence genome contains a region encoding:
- the MEN1 gene encoding menin isoform X1 — protein sequence MPRPAAMGLKAAQKTLFPLRSIDDVVRLFAAELGREEPDLVLLSLVLGFVEHFLAVNRVIPTNVPELTFQPSPAPDPPGGLTYFPVADLSIIAALYARFTAQIRGAVDLSLYPREGGVSSRELVKKVSDVIWNSLSRSYFKDRAHIQSLFSFITGTKLDSSGVAFAVVGACQALGLRDVHLALSEDHAWVVFGPNGEQTAEVTWHGKGNEDRRGQTVNAGVAERSWLYLKGSYMRCDRKMEVAFMVCAINPSIDLHTDSLELLQLQQKLLWLLYDLGHLERYPMALGNLADLEELEPTPGRPDPLTLYHKGIASAKTYYRDEHIYPYMYLAGYHCRNRNVREALQAWADTATVIQDYNYCREDEEIYKEFFEVANDVIPNLLKEAASLLEAGEERPGEQTQGTQSQGSALQDPECFAHLLRFYDGICKWEEGSPTPVLHVGWATFLVQSLGRFEGQVRQKVRIVSREAETAEAEEPWGEEAREGRRRGPRRESKPEEPPPPKKPALDKGPGAGQGAVPGPPRKPPGTVPGTTRGPEGGSAVPAPTPAASPPPEGPVLTFQSEKMKGMKELLVATKINSSAIKLQLTAQSQVQMKKQKVSTPSDYTLSFLKRQRKGL from the exons AT GCCGAGGCCCGCCGCCATGGGGCTGAAGGCCGCCCAGAAGACGCTGTTCCCGCTGCGCTCCATCGACGACGTGGTGCGCCTGTTCGCTGCCGAGCTGGGCCGAGAGGAACCGGACCTGGTGCTCCTCTCCTTGGTCCTGGGCTTCGTGGAGCACTTCCTCGCTGTCAACCGCGTCATCCCTACCAACGTGCCCGAGCTCACCTTCCAGCCCAGTCCCGCGCCCGACCCTCCTGGTGGCCTCACCTACTTCCCCGTGGCCGACCTCTCCATCATCGCCGCGCTCTATGCCCGCTTCACCGCCCAGATCCGCGGCGCCGTCGACCTGTCTCTCTACCCTCGAGAGGGGGGCGTCTCCAGCCGCGAGCTGGTCAAGAAGGTCTCGGATGTCATCTGGAACAGCCTCAGCCGTTCCTACTTCAAGGATCGGGCGCACATCCAATCCCTCTTCAGCTTCATCACAG GCACCAAACTGGACAGCTCTGGTGTGGCCTTTGCTGTGGTGGGGGCCTGCCAGGCTCTGGGTCTCCGGGATGTCCACCTGGCCCTGTCTGAGGACCACGCCTGGGTAGTGTTTGGGCCCAATGGAGAGCAGACAGCTGAGGTCACTTGGCATGGCAAGGGCAATGAGGACCGCAGGGGCCAGACTGTCAACGCGGGTGTGGCTGAGCGG AGCTGGCTGTACCTGAAAGGATCGTACATGCGCTGTGACCGCAAGATGGAGGTGGCGTTCATGGTGTGCGCCATCAACCCTTCCATTGACCTGCACACGGATTCtctggagctgctgcagctgcAGCAG AAGCTGCTCTGGCTGCTCTATGACCTGGGACATCTGGAAAG GTACCCCATGGCGCTGGGGAACCTGGCAGATctggaggagctggagccaaCCCCTGGCCGGCCAGACCCACTCACGCTCTACCACAAG ggcaTTGCCTCAGCCAAGACCTACTACCGGGATGAGCACATCTACCCCTACATGTACCTGGCTGGCTACCACTGTCGCAACCGCAATGTGCGCGAAGCCCTGCAGGCTTGGGCCGACACGGCCACTGTCATCCAGGA CTACAACTACTGCCGGGAAGATGAGGAGATCTACAAGGAGTTCTTTGAAGTGGCCAACGATGTCATTCCCAACCTGCTGAAGGAGGCGGCCAGCCTGCTGGAGGCCGGCGAGGAGCGGCCGGGGGAGCAGACCCAG GGCACGCAGAGCCAGGGGTCTGCCCTCCAGGACCCAGAGTGCTTCGCCCACCTGCTTCGATTCTACGACGGCATCTGCAAATGGGAAGAGGGCAGCCCCACGCCCGTGCTGCATGTGGGCTGGGCCACCTTCCTTGTGCAGTCCCTAGGCCGTTTTGAGGGACAG GTGCGGCAGAAGGTGCGCATCGTGAGCCGCGAGGCCGAGACGGCCGAGGCGGAGGAGCCGTGGGGCGAGGAAGCCCGGGAAGGCCGGCGGCGGGGTCCGCGGCGGGAGTCCAAGCCCGAGGAGCCGCCGCCGCCTAAGAAGCCGGCGCTGGACAAGGGCCCGGGCGCGGGCCAGGGCGCGGTGCCCGGCCCCCCCCGGAAGCCCCCAGGGACCGTCCCAGGCACTACCCGCGGCCCCGAAGGCGGCAGCGCCGTCCCGGCGCCAACGCCCGCCGCGTCGCCGCCACCGGAGGGGCCGGTGCTCACTTTCCAGAGCGAGAAGATGAAGGGCATGAAGGAGCTGCTGGTGGCCACCAAGATCAACTCGAGCGCCATCAAGCTGCAGCTGACGGCGCAATCGCAAGTGCAGATGAAGAAGCAGAAGGTGTCTACACCTAGCGACTACACGCTTTCCTTCCTCAAACGGCAGCGCAAGGGCCTCTGA
- the MEN1 gene encoding menin isoform X2 — protein sequence MGLKAAQKTLFPLRSIDDVVRLFAAELGREEPDLVLLSLVLGFVEHFLAVNRVIPTNVPELTFQPSPAPDPPGGLTYFPVADLSIIAALYARFTAQIRGAVDLSLYPREGGVSSRELVKKVSDVIWNSLSRSYFKDRAHIQSLFSFITGTKLDSSGVAFAVVGACQALGLRDVHLALSEDHAWVVFGPNGEQTAEVTWHGKGNEDRRGQTVNAGVAERSWLYLKGSYMRCDRKMEVAFMVCAINPSIDLHTDSLELLQLQQKLLWLLYDLGHLERYPMALGNLADLEELEPTPGRPDPLTLYHKGIASAKTYYRDEHIYPYMYLAGYHCRNRNVREALQAWADTATVIQDYNYCREDEEIYKEFFEVANDVIPNLLKEAASLLEAGEERPGEQTQGTQSQGSALQDPECFAHLLRFYDGICKWEEGSPTPVLHVGWATFLVQSLGRFEGQVRQKVRIVSREAETAEAEEPWGEEAREGRRRGPRRESKPEEPPPPKKPALDKGPGAGQGAVPGPPRKPPGTVPGTTRGPEGGSAVPAPTPAASPPPEGPVLTFQSEKMKGMKELLVATKINSSAIKLQLTAQSQVQMKKQKVSTPSDYTLSFLKRQRKGL from the exons ATGGGGCTGAAGGCCGCCCAGAAGACGCTGTTCCCGCTGCGCTCCATCGACGACGTGGTGCGCCTGTTCGCTGCCGAGCTGGGCCGAGAGGAACCGGACCTGGTGCTCCTCTCCTTGGTCCTGGGCTTCGTGGAGCACTTCCTCGCTGTCAACCGCGTCATCCCTACCAACGTGCCCGAGCTCACCTTCCAGCCCAGTCCCGCGCCCGACCCTCCTGGTGGCCTCACCTACTTCCCCGTGGCCGACCTCTCCATCATCGCCGCGCTCTATGCCCGCTTCACCGCCCAGATCCGCGGCGCCGTCGACCTGTCTCTCTACCCTCGAGAGGGGGGCGTCTCCAGCCGCGAGCTGGTCAAGAAGGTCTCGGATGTCATCTGGAACAGCCTCAGCCGTTCCTACTTCAAGGATCGGGCGCACATCCAATCCCTCTTCAGCTTCATCACAG GCACCAAACTGGACAGCTCTGGTGTGGCCTTTGCTGTGGTGGGGGCCTGCCAGGCTCTGGGTCTCCGGGATGTCCACCTGGCCCTGTCTGAGGACCACGCCTGGGTAGTGTTTGGGCCCAATGGAGAGCAGACAGCTGAGGTCACTTGGCATGGCAAGGGCAATGAGGACCGCAGGGGCCAGACTGTCAACGCGGGTGTGGCTGAGCGG AGCTGGCTGTACCTGAAAGGATCGTACATGCGCTGTGACCGCAAGATGGAGGTGGCGTTCATGGTGTGCGCCATCAACCCTTCCATTGACCTGCACACGGATTCtctggagctgctgcagctgcAGCAG AAGCTGCTCTGGCTGCTCTATGACCTGGGACATCTGGAAAG GTACCCCATGGCGCTGGGGAACCTGGCAGATctggaggagctggagccaaCCCCTGGCCGGCCAGACCCACTCACGCTCTACCACAAG ggcaTTGCCTCAGCCAAGACCTACTACCGGGATGAGCACATCTACCCCTACATGTACCTGGCTGGCTACCACTGTCGCAACCGCAATGTGCGCGAAGCCCTGCAGGCTTGGGCCGACACGGCCACTGTCATCCAGGA CTACAACTACTGCCGGGAAGATGAGGAGATCTACAAGGAGTTCTTTGAAGTGGCCAACGATGTCATTCCCAACCTGCTGAAGGAGGCGGCCAGCCTGCTGGAGGCCGGCGAGGAGCGGCCGGGGGAGCAGACCCAG GGCACGCAGAGCCAGGGGTCTGCCCTCCAGGACCCAGAGTGCTTCGCCCACCTGCTTCGATTCTACGACGGCATCTGCAAATGGGAAGAGGGCAGCCCCACGCCCGTGCTGCATGTGGGCTGGGCCACCTTCCTTGTGCAGTCCCTAGGCCGTTTTGAGGGACAG GTGCGGCAGAAGGTGCGCATCGTGAGCCGCGAGGCCGAGACGGCCGAGGCGGAGGAGCCGTGGGGCGAGGAAGCCCGGGAAGGCCGGCGGCGGGGTCCGCGGCGGGAGTCCAAGCCCGAGGAGCCGCCGCCGCCTAAGAAGCCGGCGCTGGACAAGGGCCCGGGCGCGGGCCAGGGCGCGGTGCCCGGCCCCCCCCGGAAGCCCCCAGGGACCGTCCCAGGCACTACCCGCGGCCCCGAAGGCGGCAGCGCCGTCCCGGCGCCAACGCCCGCCGCGTCGCCGCCACCGGAGGGGCCGGTGCTCACTTTCCAGAGCGAGAAGATGAAGGGCATGAAGGAGCTGCTGGTGGCCACCAAGATCAACTCGAGCGCCATCAAGCTGCAGCTGACGGCGCAATCGCAAGTGCAGATGAAGAAGCAGAAGGTGTCTACACCTAGCGACTACACGCTTTCCTTCCTCAAACGGCAGCGCAAGGGCCTCTGA
- the MEN1 gene encoding menin isoform X3 produces MPRPAAMGLKAAQKTLFPLRSIDDVVRLFAAELGREEPDLVLLSLVLGFVEHFLAVNRVIPTNVPELTFQPSPAPDPPGGLTYFPVADLSIIAALYARFTAQIRGAVDLSLYPREGGVSSRELVKKVSDVIWNSLSRSYFKDRAHIQSLFSFITGTKLDSSGVAFAVVGACQALGLRDVHLALSEDHAWVVFGPNGEQTAEVTWHGKGNEDRRGQTVNAGVAERSWLYLKGSYMRCDRKMEVAFMVCAINPSIDLHTDSLELLQLQQKLLWLLYDLGHLERYPMALGNLADLEELEPTPGRPDPLTLYHKGIASAKTYYRDEHIYPYMYLAGYHCRNRNVREALQAWADTATVIQESGPSIQSLGTTIQQWNLHPQPHAPSSLLLWADTETIISDYNYCREDEEIYKEFFEVANDVIPNLLKEAASLLEAGEERPGEQTQGTQSQGSALQDPECFAHLLRFYDGICKWEEGSPTPVLHVGWATFLVQSLGRFEGQVRQKVRIVSREAETAEAEEPWGEEAREGRRRGPRRESKPEEPPPPKKPALDKGPGAGQGAVPGPPRKPPGTVPGTTRGPEGGSAVPAPTPAASPPPEGPVLTFQSEKMKGMKELLVATKINSSAIKLQLTAQSQVQMKKQKVSTPSDYTLSFLKRQRKGL; encoded by the exons AT GCCGAGGCCCGCCGCCATGGGGCTGAAGGCCGCCCAGAAGACGCTGTTCCCGCTGCGCTCCATCGACGACGTGGTGCGCCTGTTCGCTGCCGAGCTGGGCCGAGAGGAACCGGACCTGGTGCTCCTCTCCTTGGTCCTGGGCTTCGTGGAGCACTTCCTCGCTGTCAACCGCGTCATCCCTACCAACGTGCCCGAGCTCACCTTCCAGCCCAGTCCCGCGCCCGACCCTCCTGGTGGCCTCACCTACTTCCCCGTGGCCGACCTCTCCATCATCGCCGCGCTCTATGCCCGCTTCACCGCCCAGATCCGCGGCGCCGTCGACCTGTCTCTCTACCCTCGAGAGGGGGGCGTCTCCAGCCGCGAGCTGGTCAAGAAGGTCTCGGATGTCATCTGGAACAGCCTCAGCCGTTCCTACTTCAAGGATCGGGCGCACATCCAATCCCTCTTCAGCTTCATCACAG GCACCAAACTGGACAGCTCTGGTGTGGCCTTTGCTGTGGTGGGGGCCTGCCAGGCTCTGGGTCTCCGGGATGTCCACCTGGCCCTGTCTGAGGACCACGCCTGGGTAGTGTTTGGGCCCAATGGAGAGCAGACAGCTGAGGTCACTTGGCATGGCAAGGGCAATGAGGACCGCAGGGGCCAGACTGTCAACGCGGGTGTGGCTGAGCGG AGCTGGCTGTACCTGAAAGGATCGTACATGCGCTGTGACCGCAAGATGGAGGTGGCGTTCATGGTGTGCGCCATCAACCCTTCCATTGACCTGCACACGGATTCtctggagctgctgcagctgcAGCAG AAGCTGCTCTGGCTGCTCTATGACCTGGGACATCTGGAAAG GTACCCCATGGCGCTGGGGAACCTGGCAGATctggaggagctggagccaaCCCCTGGCCGGCCAGACCCACTCACGCTCTACCACAAG ggcaTTGCCTCAGCCAAGACCTACTACCGGGATGAGCACATCTACCCCTACATGTACCTGGCTGGCTACCACTGTCGCAACCGCAATGTGCGCGAAGCCCTGCAGGCTTGGGCCGACACGGCCACTGTCATCCAGGAGT CTGGCCCGTCCATCCAGTCCCTGGGCA CCACCATCCAGCAGTGGAACCTGCACCCCCAGCCCCATGCCCCCTCCTCACTTTTGCTCTGGGCTGACACAGAGACCATCATTTCAGA CTACAACTACTGCCGGGAAGATGAGGAGATCTACAAGGAGTTCTTTGAAGTGGCCAACGATGTCATTCCCAACCTGCTGAAGGAGGCGGCCAGCCTGCTGGAGGCCGGCGAGGAGCGGCCGGGGGAGCAGACCCAG GGCACGCAGAGCCAGGGGTCTGCCCTCCAGGACCCAGAGTGCTTCGCCCACCTGCTTCGATTCTACGACGGCATCTGCAAATGGGAAGAGGGCAGCCCCACGCCCGTGCTGCATGTGGGCTGGGCCACCTTCCTTGTGCAGTCCCTAGGCCGTTTTGAGGGACAG GTGCGGCAGAAGGTGCGCATCGTGAGCCGCGAGGCCGAGACGGCCGAGGCGGAGGAGCCGTGGGGCGAGGAAGCCCGGGAAGGCCGGCGGCGGGGTCCGCGGCGGGAGTCCAAGCCCGAGGAGCCGCCGCCGCCTAAGAAGCCGGCGCTGGACAAGGGCCCGGGCGCGGGCCAGGGCGCGGTGCCCGGCCCCCCCCGGAAGCCCCCAGGGACCGTCCCAGGCACTACCCGCGGCCCCGAAGGCGGCAGCGCCGTCCCGGCGCCAACGCCCGCCGCGTCGCCGCCACCGGAGGGGCCGGTGCTCACTTTCCAGAGCGAGAAGATGAAGGGCATGAAGGAGCTGCTGGTGGCCACCAAGATCAACTCGAGCGCCATCAAGCTGCAGCTGACGGCGCAATCGCAAGTGCAGATGAAGAAGCAGAAGGTGTCTACACCTAGCGACTACACGCTTTCCTTCCTCAAACGGCAGCGCAAGGGCCTCTGA